From Flavobacterium alkalisoli, the proteins below share one genomic window:
- a CDS encoding CoA-binding protein yields MKTEKKTLVIGASTNPERYAYRAVKMLEQYGHPVVAVGKKEEDLGNVHIEKELIHFDGVDTVTLYLNPLNQKQYYDYIVSLKPKRVVFNPGTENPELYTILKENNIEVEVACTLVMLSIGNY; encoded by the coding sequence ATGAAAACAGAAAAGAAAACATTAGTAATAGGAGCTTCCACCAACCCCGAGAGATATGCTTACAGGGCTGTAAAAATGCTTGAGCAGTATGGTCACCCTGTTGTTGCTGTAGGTAAAAAGGAAGAAGATCTTGGTAATGTTCACATAGAGAAAGAACTTATACATTTTGACGGAGTGGATACCGTAACACTGTATCTTAACCCCTTAAATCAAAAACAATACTACGACTATATTGTAAGCCTGAAACCAAAAAGGGTTGTATTTAATCCTGGCACAGAAAATCCTGAGCTATATACTATCCTTAAGGAAAATAACATTGAGGTTGAGGTAGCCTGTACGCTTGTTATGCTTTCTATAGGGAATTACTAA
- a CDS encoding sodium:solute symporter — protein sequence MQPITILSIIIVYFGVLIAISRLVSKKDSGNDAFFKANKNSKWYLVAFGMIGTALSGVTFISVPGEVGSPSGEQFKYFQFVLGNAIGFILIAKVLLPLYYRLNLTSIYGYIENRLGQYSYKTAAMIFLISRTIGSAFRLYLVVIVLQRYVFDSFGVPFWATVLISLMLIFAYTYKGGLKTIIITDTLQTFFIVSSVFFTIYFICDSLELSLPQAFETVKESNYSKIFFFEDFIGSRFHFVKQILGGIFVTIAMVGLDQDLMQKNLSCKNIGEAQKNMFTFTGIFVIINLFFLGVGALLYIYANKNGIDVPLVDGKPRTDLLFPEIAFHHLALIPSVIFLLGLTAATFATTDSALTALTTSFCVDFLGMDKTENANKPNVVRTRHWVHISFSFLMFLVIIVFNIINDNSVVSMIFRIASYTYGPLLGLYAFGLFMKNLTLRDKLTPLVCIASPLLTLALSLNSKVLFGDYVFDNELIIVNGLITFILLLCISKKASVSNSL from the coding sequence ATGCAACCAATAACCATCTTATCCATAATAATAGTATACTTTGGGGTACTAATTGCCATTTCCAGGCTAGTAAGTAAAAAAGACAGCGGAAATGATGCCTTTTTTAAAGCCAATAAAAACTCCAAATGGTACCTGGTTGCTTTTGGTATGATTGGTACTGCGCTATCGGGCGTTACATTTATTTCTGTACCGGGCGAAGTGGGCTCTCCTAGCGGGGAACAGTTTAAGTACTTTCAGTTTGTATTGGGTAATGCCATAGGATTTATACTTATAGCCAAGGTATTATTACCCCTTTATTACAGGTTGAACCTGACCTCTATTTATGGCTACATAGAAAACAGATTAGGACAATACAGCTATAAGACCGCTGCCATGATATTTTTGATAAGCAGGACTATTGGTTCGGCCTTCAGGTTATATCTGGTTGTAATTGTACTGCAACGCTATGTTTTCGATTCCTTTGGTGTTCCTTTTTGGGCTACAGTATTAATATCGCTTATGCTCATATTTGCTTACACCTATAAGGGCGGACTAAAAACAATTATTATTACTGATACGCTTCAAACCTTCTTTATAGTCTCTTCGGTATTTTTTACCATTTATTTTATATGTGATAGTTTAGAACTGAGCCTGCCACAGGCTTTTGAGACCGTAAAGGAAAGTAACTATTCTAAAATATTTTTCTTTGAAGACTTTATAGGTAGCCGTTTCCACTTTGTAAAACAGATACTGGGAGGGATTTTTGTCACCATAGCCATGGTAGGCCTAGATCAGGACCTTATGCAAAAAAACCTAAGCTGTAAAAACATTGGCGAAGCTCAAAAAAACATGTTCACCTTTACAGGGATATTTGTGATAATCAATTTGTTTTTCCTAGGTGTTGGTGCCTTACTTTATATTTACGCCAATAAAAACGGTATAGATGTTCCTCTAGTAGACGGCAAACCAAGAACAGACTTATTATTCCCGGAAATTGCCTTTCACCATCTGGCACTTATACCTTCGGTAATATTCTTGCTGGGTTTAACCGCGGCAACATTTGCAACAACCGATTCGGCTCTTACAGCGTTAACCACATCTTTTTGTGTGGACTTTTTAGGAATGGATAAAACGGAAAATGCCAATAAACCTAATGTGGTCAGGACCAGACACTGGGTACATATATCTTTTTCGTTCCTTATGTTTTTGGTAATTATAGTTTTCAATATCATAAACGACAACTCTGTTGTTAGTATGATATTCAGAATTGCTTCTTATACTTATGGTCCGTTACTGGGCTTATATGCCTTTGGACTGTTTATGAAGAATCTCACATTAAGGGATAAACTTACTCCGTTAGTATGTATAGCCTCCCCTTTACTTACGCTGGCATTAAGCCTTAATTCAAAAGTATTGTTCGGCGATTATGTTTTTGATAATGAGCTTATAATTGTAAACGGACTTATTACTTTTATCCTTTTACTGTGCATCAGTAAAAAGGCATCGGTTAGTAATTCCCTATAG
- the recR gene encoding recombination mediator RecR translates to MEMSSKLLERAVAEISQLPGIGKRTALRLALHLLKQPKDMTEHLTGAILKMREEIRFCRECHNISDVEVCEICSNLSRDKSVICVVEDIRDVMAIENTGLFKGIYHVLGGKISPIDGIGPSQLNIATLVEKVKTGVAKELIFALSSTMEGDTTNFYIYKQIKDHNIVLSAIARGIAVGDELEFADEVTLGRSIIHRVPFESSLKNS, encoded by the coding sequence ATGGAAATGTCTTCAAAATTACTGGAAAGGGCAGTGGCTGAAATTTCTCAGCTACCGGGTATAGGGAAACGTACGGCCTTAAGGCTGGCATTACATTTATTAAAGCAGCCTAAAGATATGACAGAGCATCTTACAGGAGCTATTTTAAAGATGCGTGAGGAGATACGTTTTTGCAGAGAATGTCATAACATATCTGATGTTGAGGTATGTGAAATTTGCAGTAACCTTTCCAGGGACAAATCGGTTATTTGTGTTGTTGAGGATATAAGGGATGTAATGGCTATTGAAAACACAGGCTTGTTTAAAGGGATTTACCATGTACTTGGCGGGAAGATATCCCCTATAGATGGTATAGGCCCAAGCCAGCTTAATATTGCCACACTGGTAGAAAAGGTAAAAACAGGAGTAGCCAAAGAGCTTATTTTTGCATTAAGCTCTACAATGGAAGGCGATACCACCAATTTTTATATCTACAAACAAATTAAGGATCATAATATAGTACTGTCGGCAATTGCAAGAGGTATAGCAGTGGGTGATGAGCTTGAGTTTGCCGATGAGGTAACTTTAGGAAGAAGTATTATACACAGGGTGCCGTTTGAAAGCAGCCTTAAAAACTCATAA
- a CDS encoding COG1470 family protein, which translates to MVAAFLLSGFISMAQKGNFTIEFTQQNSDAKNTGIIDAFVKIKNTSGNSVTGEFDVHSNHEDLYLVQRKPKPITLQGRDSVFIPVKAIISNTAKAGSEPSIEAVFTTTEGTSENVTLPITIKERKLVKMFLLETNLIYENIGDSLTIPIRISNDGNTDQKINIVTRYPNFIAKDMMESETVKVRAFTDTLINLKKIVNKTILSQEDFSITITTLYQSGDIIGISNVTASSIKQDRRYSTQFSPEYAQSFNRSNQVSASYLQNSSGGTAYYLYANAEAEINNSTIYTNIDANLWTNTNQLFLRNTWLGYKNKTMGVLAGNISKFSDINLVGRGAQAYYNTSENSKIEVGSIDKSYNLADFSIPSGGTSAWASYYHKGGWLDKGFESSLIYDNDKFSGFTNYLITSRFNVFQKKHLSLRAGGGLSSVNNEVTGENKTGGTVDMVATGRYKNFFYNSTNYLSSGYYAGVRKGVFSLNERLNWVKENYNFWALYNYISVDPKSFSDQLFYPSQFSTSRYNIGASRRINKLTVSLSPYLYKEKRRESLFGNTPQDYTLDATRANVGLIFNNVSSSLSLTFEGGIFNSNADPISNQFHFKTNLIYNWKFLNILTTYQHNYFNLGEIIANQQLNNDKTFYNVMFNPSAVLKFFDSKLVLYTGATLASNLFTDRITQLNGRADYRLSPDFSIFANGYYSDISNNPYAINSFQVGLTKQFRPIRIDSSKSDLEVYVYYETNGKGPEDTHNTPVANQLVIISGKAFRTNDQGIIKYRHLPPGDYEVRPVNSNEWHAYSRTVNVIQDTKVAIGLTKTSTIKGSVTYIETERSFEITKKKSGLSIIAIDDSGNVFQTRTDDTGNFILYVPKGGYTLTLEKAGVSEYVEVENNNRTVDAVPDTTTQVKFNLNIKEKRIETRKFTSRGFPSQSTGDDSDKKKKKKK; encoded by the coding sequence ATGGTAGCAGCTTTTTTGCTGTCTGGATTTATTTCCATGGCACAGAAAGGCAACTTTACTATTGAGTTTACCCAACAAAATTCGGATGCGAAGAATACAGGTATAATAGATGCATTCGTAAAAATAAAAAACACTTCAGGCAATTCTGTTACAGGAGAATTTGACGTGCACAGTAATCATGAAGACCTCTATTTAGTACAACGTAAACCGAAACCAATTACACTTCAGGGAAGGGATTCTGTTTTTATTCCGGTAAAGGCAATTATTTCAAATACGGCAAAAGCCGGAAGTGAACCCTCAATAGAAGCTGTTTTTACAACAACTGAAGGAACAAGTGAGAATGTAACATTACCAATAACTATAAAAGAAAGAAAGCTGGTAAAAATGTTTTTACTGGAAACTAATCTTATCTATGAAAACATTGGTGATAGCCTTACTATACCTATCAGAATATCAAATGATGGTAATACCGATCAGAAAATAAATATTGTTACCCGCTACCCTAACTTTATAGCCAAAGACATGATGGAGTCTGAAACTGTAAAAGTAAGGGCCTTTACAGACACCTTAATCAATCTAAAAAAGATAGTAAACAAAACGATTCTTTCTCAGGAAGATTTTTCCATCACAATCACCACTTTATATCAAAGCGGAGATATAATAGGTATATCTAACGTAACGGCTAGTTCCATTAAACAGGACAGGCGATATTCCACTCAATTTTCTCCGGAATACGCTCAAAGCTTTAACAGGTCTAACCAGGTAAGTGCCAGCTACCTTCAAAACAGTAGTGGCGGTACAGCATATTACCTGTATGCTAATGCAGAAGCAGAAATTAATAACAGTACAATATATACAAACATTGATGCAAACCTGTGGACAAACACCAACCAGTTATTTTTAAGAAATACCTGGTTAGGTTATAAAAACAAAACCATGGGTGTTTTAGCCGGTAACATATCTAAGTTTTCCGATATCAATTTAGTGGGTAGAGGCGCCCAGGCATATTACAACACATCAGAAAATAGTAAAATTGAAGTTGGAAGCATTGATAAATCATACAATCTTGCTGATTTCTCAATACCTTCCGGGGGCACTTCAGCCTGGGCCTCTTACTACCACAAAGGAGGATGGCTTGACAAAGGTTTTGAATCCAGCCTGATTTATGACAACGATAAATTTAGCGGGTTCACCAATTATCTCATTACATCAAGGTTTAATGTATTCCAGAAAAAACATCTTTCATTAAGAGCCGGAGGTGGTTTAAGCAGTGTAAACAATGAGGTAACCGGAGAAAATAAAACCGGCGGTACTGTAGACATGGTTGCTACCGGAAGATATAAAAACTTCTTTTACAACAGTACCAATTATTTAAGTTCAGGCTATTATGCCGGTGTAAGAAAAGGTGTTTTCAGCCTTAATGAGAGACTAAACTGGGTTAAAGAAAACTATAACTTTTGGGCATTGTATAACTACATATCTGTAGACCCTAAATCTTTTAGCGATCAGTTATTCTACCCTTCTCAGTTTTCAACATCAAGATATAACATAGGAGCTTCAAGAAGAATAAACAAATTAACTGTTTCATTATCTCCTTACCTTTATAAAGAAAAAAGAAGAGAATCCCTATTCGGGAATACACCACAGGATTATACGCTGGATGCTACAAGGGCAAACGTTGGTTTAATATTCAATAATGTATCTTCAAGCCTTAGCCTAACGTTTGAAGGTGGTATTTTCAACAGTAATGCCGACCCGATATCTAACCAGTTTCATTTTAAAACGAACCTTATTTACAACTGGAAGTTCCTAAACATACTTACCACTTACCAGCACAATTACTTTAACCTTGGTGAGATTATCGCCAACCAGCAACTTAATAACGACAAGACATTTTATAATGTAATGTTTAACCCAAGTGCGGTACTTAAGTTTTTTGACAGTAAACTGGTTTTATACACAGGAGCTACATTGGCTTCAAATCTGTTTACAGATCGTATAACTCAGCTTAACGGACGTGCGGATTACAGGCTTAGTCCTGATTTCAGTATTTTTGCCAATGGTTATTATAGTGACATTTCCAATAACCCTTATGCCATAAACTCATTTCAGGTTGGTTTGACAAAACAGTTCCGTCCTATAAGAATAGACAGTTCCAAAAGTGATTTAGAGGTATATGTTTATTATGAAACAAACGGGAAAGGGCCGGAAGACACACACAATACCCCTGTAGCAAACCAGTTGGTTATAATAAGCGGAAAAGCTTTTAGGACTAACGATCAGGGCATTATTAAATACAGGCACCTGCCACCGGGAGATTATGAAGTACGCCCTGTAAACAGCAACGAATGGCATGCCTACAGCAGGACTGTAAATGTAATTCAGGACACAAAAGTTGCCATTGGGCTTACCAAAACCTCAACCATTAAAGGATCTGTTACCTATATAGAAACAGAGAGAAGTTTTGAAATCACCAAGAAAAAATCGGGGCTTTCTATTATCGCTATAGATGACTCGGGTAATGTATTCCAAACCCGCACAGACGATACCGGAAACTTTATACTTTATGTACCTAAAGGCGGCTATACACTTACTTTAGAAAAAGCCGGAGTATCTGAATACGTAGAGGTAGAAAACAACAACAGGACTGTTGACGCTGTTCCCGACACTACTACTCAGGTAAAATTCAATCTTAACATCAAAGAAAAAAGGATTGAGACCCGCAAGTTTACTTCCAGAGGTTTCCCTAGTCAGTCAACTGGCGATGACAGTGATAAAAAGAAGAAAAAGAAAAAATAG